Proteins encoded together in one Macadamia integrifolia cultivar HAES 741 chromosome 8, SCU_Mint_v3, whole genome shotgun sequence window:
- the LOC122085639 gene encoding patellin-6-like, with the protein MEAPSPLSTQQTLKENEQTEAPPKLFKKSFVTSLMEAATLRSPSFKEDTYFVSHLHSSERKALQELKEKLSISHGSDESMWGIPLLGGDDRADVILLKFLRARDFRVADSFTMIDKCLAWRKEFGAEDIVDEELGFKELEGVVAYMNAYDREGHPVCYNAYGVFKDKEMYDRIFGDEEKLKRFLRWRVQVLERGIHLLHFKPGGVNSLIQVTDLKDMPKKELRVASKHILSLFQDNYPEMVARKIFINVPWYFSMMYSIFSPFLTHRTKSKFVISKEGNVADTLYKFIRPENVPVQYGGLSGAGDSKNGPPKPAYEFTVKGGEKVNLEINGIECGASLTWEIVVGGWDVEYSAEFVPSGEGSYSIAIEKGRRIVAAATTDDQEMVQSSFTAKEAGKMVLSIDNTASGRKKVAAYRYFVRNPSGTTSGVASSCFNTYL; encoded by the exons ATGGAAGCCCCGTCACCTCTATCAACCCAACAAACCCTGAAGGAAAACGAACAAACCGAAGCCCCACCGAAGCTCTTCAAGAAAAGCTTCGTTACTTCATTGATGGAGGCTGCCACCCTTCGATCTCCCTCCTTCAAGGAAGACACCTACTTTGTTTCTCACTTACACTCATCGGAGAGGAAGGCTTTACAAGAGCTCAAAGAGAAGCTCTCGATTTCTCATGGATCTGATGAATCCATGTGGGGTATTCCACTATTGGGTGGCGACGACAGGGCGGACGTGATTCTTCTAAAGTTTCTCAGGGCGAGAGATTTCAGAGTCGCGGACTCATTTACCATGATAGACAAGTGCTTGGCTTGGAGAAAAGAGTTCGGAGCTGAAGACATTGTGGACGAGGAGTTGGGTTTCAAGGAGCTCGAAGGGGTTGTGGCTTACATGAATGCGTACGACAGGGAGGGACATCCTGTCTGCTACAATGCTTATGGGGTTTTCAAAGACAAAGAGATGTACGACAGGATCTTTGGGGACGAAGAGAAGCTGAAGAGGTTTCTTAGGTGGAGAGTTCAAGTGCTCGAGAGAGGTATTCACCTTCTCCATTTCAAACCTGGTGGTGTTAATTCTTTGATCCAGGTGACCGACCTCAAGGACATGCCCAAGAAGGAGCTCAGGGTCGCTTCAAAGCACATTCTCTCTCTGTTTCAAGATAATTATCCGGAGATGGTGGCTCGAAAG ATTTTCATCAATGTTCCTTGGTACTTCAGTATGATGTATTCGATATTTAGCCCATTCCTTACCCATAGGACGAAGAGCAAGTTCGTGATCTCTAAAGAAGGGAATGTTGCAGATACCCTTTACAA GTTTATAAGGCCGGAGAACGTGCCAGTTCAGTATGGAGGGCTGAGTGGAGCTGGAGATTCGAAGAACGGTCCTCCCAAACCAGCTTATGAATTTACAgtgaaaggaggagagaaagtgaACTTGGAGATAAATGGGATTGAG tgTGGTGCGAGTTTAACATGGGAGATAGTGGTGGGAGGATGGGATGTGGAGTACAGCGCAGAATTTGTGCCGAGTGGGGAAGGAAGCTACAGCATTGCCATCGAGAAAGGCAGGAGGATTGTCGCAGCAGCAACGACAGATGATCAAGAAATGGTGCAGAGCTCCTTCACAGCGAAGGAAGCAGGGAAAATGGTACTCTCCATCGATAACACTGCTTCAGGGAGGAAGAAGGTGGCCGCTTATCGATACTTTGTTCGCAACCCCTCCGGCACCACCAGCGGGGTTGCGTCGTCATGCTTTAATACTTACCTTTAG